A genomic region of Planctomycetota bacterium contains the following coding sequences:
- a CDS encoding glucose 1-dehydrogenase: protein MKAIAVRAGKPNTVHLAELPKPKVSDIPGGRGVLVRVLKVGVDATDREINEAKYGNAPPGYDFLVLGHECFGVVAEVGPNVHHVKPGDYVTATVRRPGKSIYDVIGTCDMTSEETYYERGINLLHGFLTEYFVDDAEYIVKMPQGMKHLHVLAEPMSCAAKAVHQAYEVQRRLKVWRPQTAFVMGAGQIGLLTTLILRLRGLKTFTLARTPGPTLPSSIVEGMGGTYVSTGQTTPQQLAEKVGKPDLIVDATGSSAIAFGAMQILGLNGVLVFTSVTGGQNKVEVPADKLNLEWVLGNKLLLGSVNANREHFEMGIRDLAMAEMTWPGVVQRILTHPVHGLDNYQQMMQLLVDNRAQGALKVYVDVADE from the coding sequence ATGAAAGCCATTGCCGTCCGCGCCGGAAAGCCCAACACCGTTCACCTGGCCGAGTTGCCCAAGCCCAAGGTCAGCGACATTCCCGGCGGCCGGGGCGTGCTGGTGCGAGTGCTCAAGGTGGGGGTCGACGCCACCGACCGCGAGATCAACGAGGCCAAGTACGGCAACGCTCCGCCGGGTTACGACTTTCTGGTTCTGGGGCACGAGTGCTTCGGCGTCGTGGCCGAGGTCGGGCCGAACGTCCACCATGTGAAGCCGGGAGACTATGTCACCGCCACGGTTCGCCGACCGGGCAAGTCGATCTACGACGTGATCGGCACCTGTGACATGACCAGCGAAGAGACTTACTACGAGCGCGGCATCAATCTGCTGCACGGCTTTCTGACCGAATACTTCGTCGACGATGCCGAGTACATCGTTAAGATGCCGCAAGGGATGAAGCACCTGCACGTGCTAGCCGAGCCGATGAGCTGTGCCGCCAAGGCCGTTCATCAAGCCTACGAAGTGCAACGCCGACTCAAGGTCTGGCGTCCGCAAACAGCGTTCGTCATGGGAGCCGGACAGATCGGGCTGCTGACGACCTTGATCCTGCGGCTGCGCGGGTTGAAGACGTTCACGCTAGCGCGCACACCGGGCCCGACGTTGCCCTCGTCGATTGTCGAAGGGATGGGAGGGACTTACGTCAGCACCGGCCAGACGACCCCGCAGCAATTAGCCGAAAAGGTGGGCAAGCCGGACCTGATTGTCGACGCCACTGGCAGCAGCGCGATTGCGTTTGGCGCGATGCAGATTCTGGGCCTGAACGGCGTGCTGGTATTCACCAGCGTCACCGGCGGCCAAAACAAGGTCGAAGTGCCGGCCGACAAGTTGAACCTGGAATGGGTGCTGGGGAACAAACTGCTGCTGGGAAGCGTGAACGCGAATCGCGAGCACTTCGAGATGGGCATTCGCGATCTGGCGATGGCCGAGATGACCTGGCCGGGCGTCGTGCAGCGAATCCTGACCCATCCGGTCCACGGGCTCGACAACTACCAGCAGATGATGCAGTTGCTGGTCGACAACCGGGCGCAAGGAGCCTTGAAGGTCTACGTTGACGTGGCGGATGAGTAA
- the proC gene encoding pyrroline-5-carboxylate reductase, whose amino-acid sequence MDKTTCGFIGTGRMATALARGFVEAGLLTPAQMLGSDSYPSAADQFKATTGAQIATSNGALVNAAQIIFLAVKPQHMASVLAEIKPHIGNRHLVISVAAGVPLRVLSAGLGSEPRLVRVMSNTPCLVGQGASAYCLGPNATKDDAALVAKLLESVGRAYQLDEGLLDVVTGLSGSGPAYAMLMIEALADGGVRCGLPRAVAQGLAAQTLLGAAQMVLATGEHPGALKDQVASPGGTTIAGLAVLEQRGIRSALIEAVTAATNRSKELGQAAANKS is encoded by the coding sequence ATGGACAAAACAACTTGCGGCTTTATCGGCACCGGCCGGATGGCCACGGCCCTGGCGCGCGGCTTCGTCGAGGCCGGCCTGCTTACCCCGGCCCAGATGCTGGGGAGCGATAGCTACCCCTCGGCTGCTGACCAGTTCAAAGCCACGACCGGCGCCCAGATTGCCACCAGCAACGGGGCCCTGGTCAACGCGGCCCAGATCATCTTCCTGGCCGTCAAGCCGCAGCACATGGCGTCGGTCCTGGCCGAGATCAAGCCGCACATCGGTAACCGGCATCTGGTCATCTCGGTGGCGGCCGGCGTGCCGTTGCGAGTGTTGTCGGCCGGTTTGGGTAGTGAGCCACGATTGGTGCGCGTGATGTCCAACACGCCGTGCCTGGTGGGCCAGGGGGCGAGCGCCTATTGCCTGGGGCCGAACGCGACGAAGGACGACGCGGCGCTGGTCGCCAAACTGCTCGAATCGGTCGGTCGGGCCTACCAACTGGACGAAGGCTTGCTCGACGTGGTGACCGGGCTGTCGGGTTCAGGCCCCGCCTACGCCATGTTGATGATCGAGGCGCTGGCCGATGGGGGCGTGCGTTGCGGGTTGCCGCGCGCGGTCGCCCAGGGGCTGGCGGCGCAGACGCTGCTGGGCGCGGCACAGATGGTCCTGGCCACAGGCGAGCATCCCGGCGCCTTGAAAGATCAAGTCGCCAGCCCCGGCGGCACGACCATCGCCGGTTTGGCTGTGCTCGAACAGCGCGGCATCCGCTCGGCATTGATCGAAGCGGTGACCGCGGCCACGAATCGATCGAAAGAATTGGGACAAGCCGCCGCCAACAAATCGTAA